One Telopea speciosissima isolate NSW1024214 ecotype Mountain lineage unplaced genomic scaffold, Tspe_v1 Tspe_v1.0381, whole genome shotgun sequence DNA window includes the following coding sequences:
- the LOC122648038 gene encoding putative disease resistance protein At3g14460 has translation MALQVDPLSAAATLLTVAYLPDIVHCFKSKLGLSSSDDAKLHTLSWNIANIEQILDEVEYDQLLDSSALAKIRRLRYASYRAEDELDEILIARSEKLGQPTQSSYNQVFSFFSSSETITPESLGIKSSARMMNEVMPSISDPARSSILNSRSPSSSIDSSWSIYKKLPAPLKKCFVLFSIFTRNHKFEKENLVQLWMGEDFIRDDGQNKKLEDIGSSYFDKLLESSFFLLNSDDIYQLKGDFHELAKFVSCGECLTINESEAVADYLSRLTDCLRHFSLHCENYLVNTADVLAGCEGLRTFLLHIGGKRSIHHKVKLPYNQFTCFKRLRVLDISCSSTIEVPDSIGCLKHLRYLDLSKSIIEKLPKTICKLRSLQILKLNGCKKLKNLPCLEDLRSLKKLLLDKNHYLDSLPPGIGQLTMLETFSCPFVLEDAKEAALNDKQFLCQLKLKWTEEPTGQYYRFEEVLEGLQRHSNLETLKILGYGGWSFPDRMTNDSSSFGKLKKVSLRNCKRCQYLPPLWRLPMLKTLSISEMDQIEQLNNDSFLGSGSGIGFSSLEMLKVKNMPNLKIWLVEQNGNSDWLPFPNLNRLMFKDCPMLEELKVLHMLNSLCFLKIKECPLLTGWMDQQPGWQKKQEDDGSLMYQRI, from the exons ATGGCACTGCAGGTTGATCCATTATCTGCCGCTGCAACTCTTCTAACTGTTGCCTACCTTCCGGATATAGTTCACTGTTTCAAATCTAAACTTGGTTTGTCTAGCAGTGATGATGCTAAACTACATACACTCTCTTGGAACATCGCTAATATTGAGCAAATACTTGATGAAGTGGAGTATGATCAACTACTGGATAGCTCTGCGTTGGCCAAGATCAGACGTCTTAGATATGCAAGCTATCGAGCAGAGGACGAGCTGGACGAAATTTTAATTGCCCGATCCGAGAAATTGGGTCAACCAACTCAAAGTTCTTACAATCAGGTATTCAGCTTTTTCTCCTCATCTGAAACCATAACTCCTGAGAGCTTAGGTATCAAGAGTTCAGCTAGAATGATGAACGAGGTAATGCCTTCAATCTCTGATCCTGCAAGGAGCTCAATATTGAACTCCAGATCCCCTTCCTCCTCTATTGATTCATCATGGTCAATCTATAAAAAACTCCCTGCACCTCTGAAAAAATGTTTTGTGTTGTTTTCAATATTCACGAGGaatcataaatttgagaaagaaaatttaGTCCAATTATGGATGGGTGAAGATTTCATTCGGGACGACGGACAGAACAAAAAGTTAGAAGATATAGGGAGTAGTTATTTTGATAAGCTGTTAGAAagctccttttttttattaaattcagATGATATTTACCAACTGAAGGGTGATTTCCATGAGCTTGCAAAGTTTGTTTCTTGTGGAGAATGTCTGACAATAAATGAAAGTGAAGCTGTAGCAGATTACTTATCCCGCTTGACGGATTGTCTACGCCATTTTTCACTGCATTGTGAAAATTATTTGGTGAACACAGCTGATGTTCTTGCTGGATGTGAAGGATTGCGTACTTTCCTTCTGCACATTGGAGGCAAGAGAAGCATCCATCATAAAGTTAAACTTCCTTATAATCAATTTACATGTTTCAAACGCTTGCGTGTGTTGGATATAAGTTGTTCTTCCACCATTGAAGTTCCAGATTCTATTGGTTGTTTGAAGCACCTCCGGTACCTTGATCTCTCTAAATCTATAATTGAAAAGTTGCCCAAGACCATCTGTAAACTTCGTAGTTTACAGATACTGAAACTCAATGGTTGTAAGAAACTCAAAAACTTGCCTTGCTTGGAGGATCTTCGTAgcttgaaaaagcttttgttagACAAAAATCACTATTTAGACTCCTTGCCACCAGGAATTGGGCAATTAACTATGCTTGAGACATTTTCTTGTCCATTTGTt TTGGAAGACGCTAAGGAGGCTGCACTAAATGATAAACAGTTTCTTTGCCAATTGAAGTTGAAGTGGACTGAGGAACCCACTGGACAGTACTATAGATTTGAAGAGGTTCTTGAAGGCCTCCAACGACATAGTAATCTGGAAACATTAAAAATATTAGGTTATGGTGGTTGGAGTTTTCCAGACCGGATGACTAATGACTCCAGTTCATTTGGAAAACTTAAGAAAGTTTCCTTGAGAAATTGCAAAAGATGTCAATATCTTCCTCCCCTTTGGCGTCTCCCAATGCTTAAGACACTTTCTATAAGTGAAATGGATCAAATAGAGCAGTTGAACAATGACTCTTTTCTTGGAAGTGGAAGCGGAATTGGGTTTTCATCGCTTGAGATGCTTAAAGTTAAAAACATGCCTAATTTGAAAATTTGGCTTGTAGAACAGAATGGTAACAGTGATTGGCTTCCTTTTCCCAACCTTAATCGACTTATGTTCAAGGATTGTCCCATGCTAGAGGAACTTAAAGTGCTTCACATGCTCAATTCCCTCTGCTTTCTGAAAATCAAAGAATGTCCATTACTAACTGGATGGATGGATCAACAGCCAGGTTGGCAGAAAAAGCAGGAAGACGATGGAAGCTTGATGTACCAACGCATATGA